CCTGCTCGCCGCCCCCCGTGGCTACTGCGCGGGCGTGGACCGCGCCGTGATCGCCGTCGAGAAGGCCCTCGAGCAGTACGGGGCCCCGATCTATGTCCGCCACGAGATCGTCCACAACAAGTACGTCGTGCAGACCCTGGAGAAGAAGGGCGCGATCTTCGTCGAGCGGACGGCCGAGGTCCCCGAGGGGTCCATCGTCATGTTCTCGGCGCACGGCGTCGCCCCCGTCGTCCACGACGAGGCCGCGGCCGGCAGGCTCGCCACCATCGACGCGACCTGCCCGCTGGTCACCAAGGTGCACAAGGAAGCCGTCCGGTTCGCGAGCGAGGACTTCGACATCCTGCTGATCGGCCACGAGGGCCACGAGGAGGTCATCGGCACCTCCGGTGAGGCGCCCGACCACATCACCCTCGTGGACGGTCCCGAGGACGTCGCCAAGGTCGAGGTCCGCGACCCGTCCAAGGTCGTCTGGCTCTCCCAGACCACGCTGTCGGTCGACGAGACGATGGAGACGGTCGACGCGCTGAAGGAGAAGTTCCCGCAGCTCATCTCCCCGCCCAGCGACGACATCTGCTACGCCACGCAGAACCGCCAGTTGGCCGTGAAGCGGATGGGGGAGGAAGCGGACCTGGTCATCGTGGTCGGCTCGCGCAACTCCTCCAACTCCGTGCGTCTCGTCGAGGTCGCCAAGCTCGCGGGGGCGCGGGCGGCGTACCTCGTGGACTTCGCCGACGAGATCGAGGAGGGCTGGCTGGAGGGTGTGACGACGGTCGGTGTCACCTCGGGCGCCTCCGTCCCGGAGGTCCTGGTCGAGCAGGTCCTGGAGTGGCTCTCCGCCCGTGGCTTCGAGGACGTCGAGATCGTCAAGGCGGCCGAGGAGTCCATCACCTTCTCGCTGCCCAAGGAGCTGCGCCGGGATCTGCGCGCGGAGGCGGCGGCGCTGGTGGAGCAGCGCACGGCGGCGGGTTCTGCCGCCCCCTCCGAGAAGTGACTGTCTGTCGTACGACGTAGCGTAGGGCCATGCAGATCTTCGGCGTGGACATCGGCGGATCCGGGATCAAGGGTGCCCCTGTGGACCTGGACCGCGGCGAACTGACGGAGGAGCGCTACAAAGTGCTCACTCCCCGTCCGGCGACCCCGGACGCGGTGGCCGACGGCGTGAAGGAGGTCGTCGGTCACTTCGGCTGGACGGGACCCGTCGGCATCACCTTCCCCGGGGTGGTCACCGACGGCGCCACCATTCGTACGGCTGCCAACGTCGACAAGGCGTGGATCGACACCGACGCGCGTGCCCTGCTGAGCGCGCGGCTGGGCGGCCTGCCGGTGACGGTGCTGAACGACGCGGACGCGGCGGGTGTCGCCGAGATGCAGTTCGGCGCCGGGCGCGACCGTCGGGGCACGGTCCTCCTGCTCACCTTCGGTACGGGCATCGGCAGCGCGCTCTTCGCCGACGGCGAGCTGGTGGCGAACACGGAGCTGGGACACCTCGAACTGAACGGCCACGACGCGGAGAAGCGCGCCTCGACCAAGGCG
This portion of the Streptomyces mirabilis genome encodes:
- a CDS encoding 4-hydroxy-3-methylbut-2-enyl diphosphate reductase, which translates into the protein MGAMTASSGRRVLLAAPRGYCAGVDRAVIAVEKALEQYGAPIYVRHEIVHNKYVVQTLEKKGAIFVERTAEVPEGSIVMFSAHGVAPVVHDEAAAGRLATIDATCPLVTKVHKEAVRFASEDFDILLIGHEGHEEVIGTSGEAPDHITLVDGPEDVAKVEVRDPSKVVWLSQTTLSVDETMETVDALKEKFPQLISPPSDDICYATQNRQLAVKRMGEEADLVIVVGSRNSSNSVRLVEVAKLAGARAAYLVDFADEIEEGWLEGVTTVGVTSGASVPEVLVEQVLEWLSARGFEDVEIVKAAEESITFSLPKELRRDLRAEAAALVEQRTAAGSAAPSEK
- the ppgK gene encoding polyphosphate--glucose phosphotransferase, whose protein sequence is MQIFGVDIGGSGIKGAPVDLDRGELTEERYKVLTPRPATPDAVADGVKEVVGHFGWTGPVGITFPGVVTDGATIRTAANVDKAWIDTDARALLSARLGGLPVTVLNDADAAGVAEMQFGAGRDRRGTVLLLTFGTGIGSALFADGELVANTELGHLELNGHDAEKRASTKAKEDHELTWEHWAHRVQKYLAHVEMLFSPELFIIGGGVSRKADKFLPLIEGIKAEIVPAQLQNNAGIVGAAMRAAKSA